GCCGCGCCGGTCTTCTCGCGCATCTTCCGCACCAGCTCCGCCTTCTTGTCCGCCGCGTTCTGACGGTCGAGGTTGCGGTGCGGACCGTTGTTCTGGCGCTCGGTGCGGGACAGCTTCTTGCGCTGGCCGCCGCCCTGGCCCACGGGGTTGTTGATGTTCTTGCTGTCGGTCACGGGTTCTCCCGGTGGTGATGTGAAGTGATCTACGGATTCGCCGGTCGAGGACGGGCGGCGACGTCGAGGAACGTCAGCACAGGCCCGTCCCGCACTCACTCGTGAATCGGCGTCTGGAAGAACATGACAAAGACGTTACCCGGTCCCGACGACCCCGCAGGCGCATGAGGTCAGCCCCGTGGCGGCCAGGGGCCGGTGAGCAGGCGTTCCGCCTCCTCGACGATCGAGTCCGCCAGGGGTTCCCGGTCGCCGCGTCGGAGCGCCGCCCAGTCGTTGTAGGCGTCGGTCCTGTCGACCAGGGGTCTGAGGGTCTGGGGCCGGGACAGGGCGCTCCACCCTTCGTACGTGATCAGGTCACCGCCGGCGCCGGGGTCCAGGCTGCCGTTCACCATCAGGCGGAGCCACCAGCGGACGAGTTCCCAGCGGGCCGCTTCCCGCGGGAGGTGGCGGAGCAGGCCGAGTTCGTCCAGTACCTGCTCGAAAAGGGCGTCGGCCCGGTCGTGCTCGGAGCGTGACAGGCCGGCGAGGAGGGGGAGGGACTCCGTCTCGACGTCGAGGACCAGGGCCGTGAGGCCGGCCTCGACGAGTTGTTCCGGGTGGGGCCGTCGGCCGATCAGGCGTTCCAGGGCCAGCATCCGGAGGCAGTCGACGGCCTCCTGTGCGCTCGTGGCGTACGGCGTGAACGGCGTGGGCGCGGTGACGTCGATGCCCGCTCCGCCCTCGACGAAGTACGACCAGAAGTCGACGGTCGTACGGACGTGGAGGCCGCTCGAACGGCCGGCGAACTCGTGGTGGATGTAGTCGGCGAGGTCGTTCCCGTACAGGATGATGTCGGTCTGCATGACGGACAGGACGGGGTGCCCGTGCTCGCCCGCCGTGCCGGGCAGGCAGCGGTGCCCGTAGACCGAAACCAGCTGCGGCACGCTCTCCAGCTCGGTCCTCGCGACGCGCAGCGCATCGGATGTCTCCGCGGGCCTCGACGGCCAGGCGGGATGCCAGAACCTGTTGTGCTCCACGTCGAAGAGCACGCCGTCCACCGGCCGCGCCAGTCGCCCGGCCAGGTCCTCGGGGTCGCCGTTGCGCCAGTCGGGCCACCCCGACGAGCCATGCGGGAGGCCGGCGGAGAGGAAGACGCGGTGGTCGGCCGCGAAGGTGAAGCCGAACCGTGCCTCGACCACGTCGAGTTCCCGCTCGGTGAGCCCCGGTCCGATCTCGGTTCGGAGCATGCCCTGAAGGGCACGGGCGGTGTCCAGCGTCAGTCGAGGGGGCGACGGTGCGTTCACAGCTGCCAGCGTAGTGAGCGGTGCGGCCGCACCTGCCCCGAGGCTGCGGCGGTCCGTCACCTCACCGCGACGGCTTCCGCACGGATCCGCGAGCCCGGGGGAAAGCAGACCGCACCCGGGCCGTCAATGACGCCGTGTTCGGCGGACTGCGGACCGGGTGCGGACAGCTGGGCGGCGCGGCTGCGGACGTGCAGGTCGGGCCGCTCAGGGGGAGATCAGGCCTTCTTGGTCTCCCAGAAGATGCGGTCGATCTCGGCGATGAGCTCCAGCGCCTTCTCGCCCGTCTTCGGGTCGGTCGACGCCTTGGCGGCCGAGAGGGCCTTCAGGGTGTCGTTGACCAGCTGGTTGAGCTCGGGGTACTTCTCGAAGTGCGGGGCCTTGAAGTAGTCGCTCCAGAGCACCGAGACGTGGTGCTTGGCGAGCTCGGCGCGCTGCTCCTTGATGACCGTGGCGCGGGCACGGAAGTGCGGGTCCTCGTTGGCCAGGTACTTCTCCTGGACAGCCTTGACGGACTCGGCCTCGATGCGGGCCTGGGCGGGGTCGTACACGCCGCACGGGAGGTCGCAGTGGGCGCTGACCTTCACCTTGGGGGCAAACAGGCGGGAGAGCATTGAGCCGTCCTTCCTCGTGATCGTCTTCTCAGGTGGGACATTACTCGGTGAGAAGGGCGTTTTCGCGGGCGCCCCCTGGGGCTTAGGTCAAAAGTCCAGGGTCACCATGGGACTCGTGTACGAGTGGACGAGTCCACGCAGGAGTGGATCGGGAGGTGCCTGATGGCGCGGTCGGGGCGGGAGCAGGCGGGGGAGGCCGGTGCTCCGTTCGGGATCGCCGAGGTGACGGGCATTTCGATGGTGCCCACGCTGTTGCACGGTGACCAGTTGCTCGTGCAGTACGGGGCGCGGCTGCGGGCCGGTTGTGTGGCCGTGCTGCGCCATCCGCTCCAGCAGGATCTGCTCATCGTGAAGCGGCTGATCGAGCGACGCGACGGAGGCTGGTGGGTGCTGGGTGACAACCCGGACGCCGAGGGGGACAGCCGCGTCTTCGGGGCCGTACCGCCCGAGCTGGTTCTCGGGCGGGTGCGGGCGCGGTACCGGCCGGTGACGCCGGGGCGTCAGCGTTCGGCGGGGGTGATGCTCTCCTGGCTGGTGTCCTCGGTCAGGCCGGTGTGGTCCGACCGCTCGGCCTCCAGGCGCTTGCGGGCCCGGTAGGCGGCCACGTTGGCCCGGGTCGCGCAGCGGTCCGAGCAGTAGCGGCGGGAGCGGTTGGTGGAGGTGTCCAGGTAGGCGTTGCGGCAGGGCGGGGCCTGGCAGAGGCCCAGCCGGTCGGCGCCGAACTCCGTCAGGTGGAAGGCGAGGCCCATCGCCGAGATGGCGGCGTAGCCCGTCGTGGCGTTCGAGGAGTGGTCGGCGAGGTGCATGTGCCAGCGCGGCCGGCCCTCCTCGTCGAGGGTGTCGTGCCCGGAGATCTGCGGGCTGACGGGGAACTCCAGGAGGAGTGAGTTCAGCAGGTCCACCGCGCCCGTGTGGTCGCCCTCGTCGGCCGCGGTGAAGACCGCCCGCAGCCGGGCGCGCACCGTGCGGAAGCGTGGCAGGTCCGCCTCGGTGACCCGCCGGGCCATCTGGGTGGCGGGGCCGAAGAGTTCCCGGAGCACCTCGACGGAGGTCAGGGTGTCCTTGCCGCGGGCCGGCTCCTCGGTGTTGACCAGACGTACGGCGAAGTCCGAGTAATGGGCCAGTTCCACTTGTAGTCCTTACTTCGGCGGGCTAGTGTCTCGGTCGGAGGGGGTAACGGCTGTTTCCCCTTCGAGGGTATTACGAATGGTAGGGCCGACGCGGGGAGGAACGACCATGACCGGAACCGACTGGGCGGGCTGGCAGCAGAGCTGGGACCGTCAGCAGGAGTGGTACATGCCGGACCGTGAGGAGCGGTTCCGCGTGATGCTCGACATGGTCGAGGCGCTCGTGGGGCCGAAGCCCCGCGTCCTCGACCTCGCGTGCGGTACGGGAAGTATCACGAGCCGGCTGCTCCGGAGGTTCCCCGACGCCACCAGCGTCGGCGTCGACCTCGATCCGGCCCTCCTCGCCATCGCCGAGGGCTCCTTCGCGGGCGACGAGCGCGTCACCTTCGTGACCGCCGACCTCAAGGACCCCTCCTGGGCCGCGAGCCTGCCCCACGAGACGTACGACGCCGTCCTCACCGCCACCGCCCTCCACTGGCTCCACAGCGGGCCCCTGACGGCCCTCTACGGGCAGCTCGCCGGCCTCGTCCGGGACGGCGGGGTCTTCATGAACGCCGACCACATGATCGACGAGGCCACGCCCCGTATCAACGCCGCCGAGCGGGCCCAGCGGCACACCCGCATGGACCGCGAGAAGGCCGCCGGCGTCCTCGACTGGGCCGACTGGTGGGCCCTCGCCGCCAAGGACCCGGTGCTCGCCGAGCCCACCGCCCGCCGCTTCGAGATCTACGGCGAGCACGCCGACGGCGACACGCCCTCCGCCGCCTGGCACGCCGACACCCTCCGCGCCGCCGGCTTCGGCGAGGTCCGGCCGGTCTGGGCCTCGCCCTGCGACACGCTGGTGCTCGCGGTGAAGTGACGGGACCGGGCGCCGGAATTCCGCGGCGCGGATCCGGGAGTTCCGTCCCCTTCCCGGAATGGAAAACCTCAGGCCTTCCTCAAATCACTCGAAATGCCTGCTCGGGCGGCTAGCTTCGTACCCGCATCCCGAAATGCATCGACAGAGGGGGAAGACATGATCCTGCGGCGCACCCTGACCACGGCTGCCGTTCTTGTCACGTCTGCCGTGAGCGCCGTGGCCGTCAGCGGTTCGGCCTACGCCAACACCGGGCCCGGCTACACGGAATTCTGCACCCAGCCGTTCGCCAAGGCCGGCGGCGCCTGTTTCTACTCCGACAACGACAGCTTCAAGCTGACCGACAACTACGCCGACGGCCTGCGCTCCGTGCTGCGCTGGGAGCTCGGGGACCGGGCGAAGAAGGGGACCCCGGGCTACATCATCCGCCGGGGCGAGTGCCACAACACTCTGGGAGCGAACAAGACGATCGTCTGCGACTACGACTTCCCCGAGGGGAAGCTCAACGGAACGAGCCGTTATCTCGTGCACTTCAAGGTGGAATCGCAGGACGGCCCCAGCGGAAGGCCGGTGTACTACGTGGGTGGTCCGATCGGGTACGTTTCGGGCCGCTGATTCGGGCCGATGACGCAGGCCGCTGATCCGGGCCGATGATTCGCGTCGCTGATCCCGGTCGCTGATCCCGCGACATCACAGGAAGGGGCCCGCCGGTTTTCCCGGCGGGCCCCTTTCGCTCTGCCGCTGCGCGGCACCTTCGTCCTGCTTACAGGACCTTGGACAGGAATGCCTTCGTCCGGTCCTGCTGCGGGTTCGTCAGCACGTCCCTCGGGTGGCCCGACTCGACCACCACGCCGCCGTCCATGAAGACCAGCGAGTCGCCGACCTCCCGGGCGAATCCCATCTCGTGGGTGACGACGACCATCGTCATGCCCGACTCGGCCAGGTCGCGCATGACGTCGAGGACGTCACCCACGAGCTCCGGGTCGAGCGCCGAGGTCGGCTCGTCGAAGAGCATCAGCTTCGGTTCCATCGCCAGAGCACGGGCGATGGCGACACGCTGCTGCTGACCACCGGAGAGCTGCGAGGGGTAGTTCGCCGCCTTGTCGCCGAGGCCGACCCGGTCGAGCAGGCGCTCGGCCCGCTCGCGCGCCACCGCCTTGGACTCGCCCTTCACCTGGATGGGCGCCTCCATGACGTTGGCCAGGGCCGTCATGTGGGGGAACAGGTTGAAGCGCTGGAAGACCATGCCGATGTCGCGGCGCTGGAGCGCGACCTCGCTGTCCTTCAGCTCGTACAGCTTGTCGCCCTTCTGGCGGTAGCCGACCAGCTGGCCGTCGACCGACAGGCGGCCGGCGTTGATCTTCTCCAGGTGGTTGATGCAGCGCAGGAAGGTGGACTTGCCGGAACCGGACGGGCCGATCAGGCAGAACACCTCGCCGTTCTGCACCTCCAGGTCGATGCCGCGGAGGATGTGCGCGGCGCCGTAGGACTTGTGGACGCCCTCGGCCTTCACCATGGCAGTCACTTGGCCACCGCCTTGCGGTTCGTGAGGGAGGAGAGGTTCGCCTTGACCTTCTGCCACGGCGTCGGGGGCAGCGACCGCAGCGAGCCCTTCGCGTAGTGCCTCTCCAGGTAGAACTGGCCGATGCTGAAGATCGTCGTCAGGACCAGGTACCAGATCGAGGCGACGAAGAACATCTCCATCACCGCGAACGAGGTCGAGGCGATGTCCTGGGCGGCCCGCAGCAGGTCCGGGTACTGGACGGCGACGACGAGCGACGAGGTCTTCAGCATGTTGATGAACTCGTTGCCGGTCGGCGGGATGATCACCCGCATCGACTGCGGCAGGATCACCCGGCGCATCGTCCTGCCCTGCGACATGCCGAGGGCGTGCGCGGCCTCGGTCTGGCCCTCGTCGACCGACTGGATGCCGGCCCGGACGATCTCCGCCATGTACGCGCCCTCGTTCAGGCCGAGGCCCAGGAGGGCGGCCAGGAACGGGGTCATGACGTCGGTCATCTCGTCCTTGTAGAACCCGATGTTGAACACCGGGAAGATCAGGGCGAGGGAGAACCAGATGAGCAGCTGGACGTAGACCGGGGTGCCCCGGAAGATCCAGATGTAGAGCCAGGCGACCGCGTTGGTCACCGGGTTCTTGGAGAGGCGCATGATCGCGAAGACGATGCCGAGCACGAGGCCCAGCGCCATCGAGGCCACGCTGATCAGGACGGTGTGCCACAGGCCCGAGAGGATGCTCGGGTCGAAGAGCTTCTCCGGCACGGTCGCCCAGCGCACGTTGCCCTGGGCGAAGGCGTAGCCGAGGAGGCCGAGGAGGGCGGCGACCACGAACGCCGCCACCCAGCGGCCGTAGTGGCGAACCGGGATGGCCTTGATCGCCTCCGGCGGGGTCCCCGCCGGGGCGGGTCCCGCCCCGGCCGGGACCTTGTCGATCTTGTCAGTCACTGCGACTGCCCTTCAGTGGTGCGAGGGGAGGGGTGAGGAAGGGGCAGAAGGTCAGGAACCGCCGTTGATCTTGGACGCGGTGACGGCGCCGTCCCCGGCGTTCCACTTGTCGAGCGCGGCCTTGTACGAGCCGTCCTTGATGGCCGCGTCCAGGGCCGCCGCGAGCGCGTCCCGCAGCTGCGTGTTCTTCTTGTCGACCGCGATGCCGAAGAGGCCCGCGTCCGTCTTGTTGGCGATCGCCTCGAAGTCGTTGCCGCCACCGGCCGTCTGGGCGATGTAGGCGGCGACCGGCGAGTCGTTCAGGTCGGCCACGGCGCCGCCCGCCTTGACGCGGGTCTGGGCCTCGGCGTCGGTCGGGTAGGACTCGAAGGTCAGCTTCGGCTTGCCGTCCTTCTCGCACTTGGCGGCCTGGTCCTTGGCGGCCTGCTCGTACGTGGTGCCGCGCTGCACGGCCAGCTTCTTGCCGCACAGGTCGTCCAGCGACTTGATGTTCTCCGGGTTGCCCTTCTTCACCAGGATGCCGGTGGAGGCGGAGAAGTAGTCGACGAAGTCGACGCCGGCGCCGGTCTTGTTGCCCTTGTCGTCCAGGCCCTGCTCGCGGGCCTTGGTGTCCGTCATCGAGGACATGACGACGTTGGTGCGACCGGTCGTGAGGGAGGTCAGGAGCGTGTCGAAGGTGCCGCTCTCGAACTGGAACGTCACACCGAGCTGCTTGGCCAGGGCGGCCGCGATGTCGGGGTCGACACCGACGATCTCGGAGCCCTTCTTGAACTCCATCGGGGC
This is a stretch of genomic DNA from Streptomyces sp. R44. It encodes these proteins:
- a CDS encoding DUF6243 family protein yields the protein MTDSKNINNPVGQGGGQRKKLSRTERQNNGPHRNLDRQNAADKKAELVRKMREKTGAAEGAGQAGDEAAQS
- the sodN gene encoding superoxide dismutase, Ni; the encoded protein is MLSRLFAPKVKVSAHCDLPCGVYDPAQARIEAESVKAVQEKYLANEDPHFRARATVIKEQRAELAKHHVSVLWSDYFKAPHFEKYPELNQLVNDTLKALSAAKASTDPKTGEKALELIAEIDRIFWETKKA
- the sodX gene encoding nickel-type superoxide dismutase maturation protease, with the protein product MARSGREQAGEAGAPFGIAEVTGISMVPTLLHGDQLLVQYGARLRAGCVAVLRHPLQQDLLIVKRLIERRDGGWWVLGDNPDAEGDSRVFGAVPPELVLGRVRARYRPVTPGRQRSAGVMLSWLVSSVRPVWSDRSASRRLRAR
- a CDS encoding ABATE domain-containing protein, producing MELAHYSDFAVRLVNTEEPARGKDTLTSVEVLRELFGPATQMARRVTEADLPRFRTVRARLRAVFTAADEGDHTGAVDLLNSLLLEFPVSPQISGHDTLDEEGRPRWHMHLADHSSNATTGYAAISAMGLAFHLTEFGADRLGLCQAPPCRNAYLDTSTNRSRRYCSDRCATRANVAAYRARKRLEAERSDHTGLTEDTSQESITPAER
- a CDS encoding trans-aconitate 2-methyltransferase — protein: MTGTDWAGWQQSWDRQQEWYMPDREERFRVMLDMVEALVGPKPRVLDLACGTGSITSRLLRRFPDATSVGVDLDPALLAIAEGSFAGDERVTFVTADLKDPSWAASLPHETYDAVLTATALHWLHSGPLTALYGQLAGLVRDGGVFMNADHMIDEATPRINAAERAQRHTRMDREKAAGVLDWADWWALAAKDPVLAEPTARRFEIYGEHADGDTPSAAWHADTLRAAGFGEVRPVWASPCDTLVLAVK
- a CDS encoding amino acid ABC transporter ATP-binding protein, which encodes MTAMVKAEGVHKSYGAAHILRGIDLEVQNGEVFCLIGPSGSGKSTFLRCINHLEKINAGRLSVDGQLVGYRQKGDKLYELKDSEVALQRRDIGMVFQRFNLFPHMTALANVMEAPIQVKGESKAVARERAERLLDRVGLGDKAANYPSQLSGGQQQRVAIARALAMEPKLMLFDEPTSALDPELVGDVLDVMRDLAESGMTMVVVTHEMGFAREVGDSLVFMDGGVVVESGHPRDVLTNPQQDRTKAFLSKVL
- a CDS encoding amino acid ABC transporter permease — its product is MTDKIDKVPAGAGPAPAGTPPEAIKAIPVRHYGRWVAAFVVAALLGLLGYAFAQGNVRWATVPEKLFDPSILSGLWHTVLISVASMALGLVLGIVFAIMRLSKNPVTNAVAWLYIWIFRGTPVYVQLLIWFSLALIFPVFNIGFYKDEMTDVMTPFLAALLGLGLNEGAYMAEIVRAGIQSVDEGQTEAAHALGMSQGRTMRRVILPQSMRVIIPPTGNEFINMLKTSSLVVAVQYPDLLRAAQDIASTSFAVMEMFFVASIWYLVLTTIFSIGQFYLERHYAKGSLRSLPPTPWQKVKANLSSLTNRKAVAK
- a CDS encoding ABC transporter substrate-binding protein; amino-acid sequence: MTARSTRCTTAKTRTSRLAAVAAIAVAGSMLLTACGDQTESGGSTKETGSAAASKAPLFSKLPADIQKSGVIKVGTDATYAPMEFKKGSEIVGVDPDIAAALAKQLGVTFQFESGTFDTLLTSLTTGRTNVVMSSMTDTKAREQGLDDKGNKTGAGVDFVDYFSASTGILVKKGNPENIKSLDDLCGKKLAVQRGTTYEQAAKDQAAKCEKDGKPKLTFESYPTDAEAQTRVKAGGAVADLNDSPVAAYIAQTAGGGNDFEAIANKTDAGLFGIAVDKKNTQLRDALAAALDAAIKDGSYKAALDKWNAGDGAVTASKINGGS